One window from the genome of Echinicola vietnamensis DSM 17526 encodes:
- a CDS encoding Gfo/Idh/MocA family protein, with product MSSRRRFLQNTLLASAGLSIPSVLSAKDFGLFTRSIPASDQINVGLIGANGMGWSNMNSFLKMPQVNCVAIADIDQGVLDRRAADVEKLRGKKPTLYKDYRKLLEDKEVDVVIIGTPDHWHCLTLIDSLSAGKHAYVEKPLANSIEECNLMVKAADRYGKLVQVGQWQRSGNQYDDAISFVKSGQLGNIRLVKCWAYQGWMNPVPVKPNSTPPPGVDYKMWLGPAPERPFNENRFHFNFRWFWDYAGGLMTDWGVHEIDIALYAMGVSAPKSVMASGGKLAYPDDASETPDTLQTVYEYDGFNMLWEHATGIDGGNYGYTEGIAFIGNNATLVVNRGGWEIIAEKKDGKSLIEGMARVKPEGNALDKHTVNFVESIKANDASKLHCGIETGSVAAINAHMGNIAYKTGKKIYWDAEKGLFTDKDANKLVTANYHNGWELPKV from the coding sequence ATGTCATCACGAAGAAGATTTTTACAAAACACCCTGCTGGCTTCAGCGGGGTTATCCATACCCTCTGTTCTTTCTGCCAAAGATTTTGGCCTGTTCACCCGGAGTATTCCTGCCAGTGACCAAATCAACGTCGGCCTTATTGGAGCCAATGGAATGGGGTGGTCCAATATGAATTCGTTTCTGAAAATGCCGCAGGTAAATTGTGTAGCCATAGCGGATATAGACCAAGGTGTATTGGACAGACGGGCCGCAGATGTGGAAAAACTACGCGGCAAAAAGCCTACATTGTATAAGGATTACAGAAAGCTATTAGAGGATAAAGAGGTAGATGTAGTAATCATTGGAACGCCTGATCATTGGCATTGTCTCACCCTGATCGACAGTTTGTCCGCAGGAAAGCATGCTTATGTAGAAAAGCCACTGGCCAATTCAATAGAGGAATGCAATCTCATGGTGAAAGCAGCAGATCGCTATGGGAAACTGGTGCAGGTAGGGCAGTGGCAACGAAGCGGTAACCAATATGACGACGCGATTTCTTTTGTAAAATCCGGCCAATTGGGAAATATCCGATTGGTGAAGTGCTGGGCGTACCAAGGGTGGATGAATCCGGTGCCCGTCAAGCCGAACAGCACCCCTCCTCCGGGCGTAGATTATAAGATGTGGCTAGGCCCTGCACCAGAGCGACCATTTAATGAAAATCGCTTTCACTTTAATTTTCGTTGGTTTTGGGACTATGCCGGAGGGTTGATGACCGACTGGGGGGTGCATGAAATAGACATTGCACTTTATGCTATGGGCGTAAGTGCTCCCAAATCGGTAATGGCTTCCGGGGGAAAACTCGCTTATCCAGATGATGCTTCCGAAACACCTGATACTTTGCAGACCGTCTATGAATATGATGGATTCAATATGCTTTGGGAGCATGCCACGGGGATTGATGGAGGTAATTATGGATACACAGAAGGGATCGCCTTTATTGGCAATAATGCTACCTTGGTGGTCAATCGTGGTGGCTGGGAAATCATTGCCGAGAAAAAAGACGGGAAGTCGCTGATCGAGGGAATGGCCAGGGTAAAGCCTGAAGGCAATGCCTTGGACAAGCATACCGTGAATTTTGTGGAATCCATCAAAGCCAATGATGCGTCAAAGCTCCATTGTGGTATCGAGACAGGTAGTGTGGCCGCCATCAATGCCCACATGGGCAATATTGCTTATAAAACAGGAAAGAAAATCTATTGGGATGCTGAAAAAGGGCTATTTACCGATAAGGATGCCAATAAATTGGTAACGGCCAATTATCATAATGGATGGGAATTGCCGAAGGTATGA
- a CDS encoding 3-keto-disaccharide hydrolase, with protein MKLNLLFPVLAGSMLAVPVMAQHDPIQLPPQATEVWEPVPPVVTPGEENHMPPSDAIVLFDGSDLSAWKSVKTGGEAEWTVHDGIFTVKPGTGEIATKEKFGDVQVHIEWKAPDVVKGEGQGRGNSGLFFCERYEVQILDSYQNRTYSNGQAASLYKEGIPLANAMRSPQEWNTYDVFFTAPRFNKDGMVISPAYVTVIHNGVLVQNHYEVKGSTAYIGVHKYEAHETELPIKLQDHGNLVNFRNIWVRKL; from the coding sequence ATGAAATTAAACCTATTGTTTCCTGTATTAGCAGGAAGTATGCTGGCAGTGCCGGTAATGGCGCAGCATGATCCAATCCAATTGCCCCCTCAAGCTACAGAAGTATGGGAACCAGTGCCTCCCGTCGTTACACCAGGTGAAGAGAATCACATGCCCCCTTCAGATGCCATAGTGCTTTTTGACGGTAGTGACCTGAGCGCATGGAAAAGTGTCAAAACTGGCGGAGAAGCAGAGTGGACCGTCCATGATGGAATATTTACCGTCAAGCCGGGCACAGGCGAAATAGCGACAAAAGAGAAGTTTGGAGATGTGCAGGTACATATCGAATGGAAAGCACCGGATGTCGTAAAAGGTGAAGGCCAGGGCAGAGGAAACAGTGGATTGTTTTTTTGCGAGCGTTATGAAGTACAGATTTTGGATTCTTATCAAAACCGTACCTATTCCAACGGCCAAGCGGCTTCACTGTATAAAGAAGGTATTCCTTTGGCCAATGCCATGCGTTCTCCGCAAGAATGGAATACTTACGATGTGTTTTTTACTGCCCCGCGATTCAATAAAGATGGGATGGTCATTTCTCCAGCTTACGTGACCGTTATCCATAATGGAGTACTAGTGCAAAACCACTATGAAGTAAAAGGATCTACTGCGTATATTGGCGTTCATAAGTACGAAGCACATGAAACTGAATTACCGATCAAACTTCAGGACCATGGTAATTTGGTGAACTTTAGGAATATCTGGGTAAGGAAGCTGTAA